Sequence from the Penicillium oxalicum strain HP7-1 chromosome IV, whole genome shotgun sequence genome:
GCCAGTTGAGTTTCTCATTGGTGGAGTACTTTAGTGCTTGGCAGCCTCTGGACATGGTTGTTAGTTTATGTATATACACCTCGGGATCGACTGTGCAAACCAAAGTGCACCAGTGCACCGGGAAGAGGAAAGTGAAGACGAACCCTTGTGGACATCGGCCTTGGCATTGTGAGTGTGCTCGTCCTTCTTGTCGCCGAGAGCGTCGACGGCAGCGTTGGCACGAGTGCCGATGCTGGCGTTGGAGTCCTTGGCGGTCTCCTTGTTGGCTTCCTTGGAGGCCTGGGCACCGGCACCCTGGACGGTCTCAGAGACGTAGTTGGCGGCGTTCTATGTCAGAGAGAGATGCGTGAGCATGAGACACTGACTTTTTAGGGAACCGTTCGCCTCGATATCGAGGAGAACGTGGACAGTTTATAATGGACTTACCTTGATGGTCTCCATTGTGGATGGTGATTGGTTGGTGAATTGGTAGATTGTTTAAAGTGAAGAGTGTGAATGTGATAGTGGATGATAAAACCAAAGTTTAGGGAGGTCTTTGTGACCTCTTTATACTGCCGCAGGTATCACCTTTGGGGGGTCTGGTGGTGAGCTACGTCATGACTATCGAGGCATTTCTGCTACGCGGGTGGGCTGGCGAGTGGAGATCAGGTTGGCTGTGATAGGCAGAGCGGGGTTTGAGTTTGGGTAAAATCCAGACAATCAAAGGGTTGACAGCGAGCCGCGGGGGACTTTGCATGATCATAGCCACGATGGTAATTGTTGTGGATCTGGATCACCACCTGGTGGTGCTTACTCTGTGAGTTCAGCTCATTAGAATTGGGAACTTGACCTCTGTCTCCGGTAGGTATCTATAGTACAATCTTATCACGAGTGTCTCCGAAAGAGTGATGTGATAATACAATCTTGGAGCCTTGAGATTCTGAGTCGTAACCGTGAGGTCTCTCGCTCTTTAGTGGGGCAGGGGGGGAAACATCCATCTCAGCACGATCATTCCGAATGGAGAGTCAACAGCATTCCCAATGAAACCAGTCTCAGGACGACATCTTCCGACACTCCGAGGTGGGGGGGCACTCCCACATGACCTCTCCAGCAAACGCAGCTTTTGTCGCGGCTCAGCAAGTGCCTAGGGACGGAGACAGGGAGATGGTCCTGAGGACTGCAGTGTGCACTCTGCAGTCTGCAGCACAGGTCCAGTGGTCAACAGTCGCACGTAACCAAACATCCGAGAGTGGAGGTTGTGGCGTTCGCGCGGGAGGTCCCGCTGTGACGTCGTGGCTGAGCTGCGTCGCACATGAGCAGCGCGAAACTTGGTTCTGGACCACCTCCGGCGTCGGCTATTCTGGACAATCTCGTCCGAGAGGGTAGTCTGTACAATGGTGTGGTATGTTCAAGGCATACTGGCCTCATGTAGTGTGTACATCTAGGCTGTACGTGGTCTTCTCGATTGGGTCCTGAACACTCAAGATTGAGTCGGTGGCGGTGCTCCATGCATCTACGGACTTGTTTGTCTACAGTGTCTCCCCACATCTTGGTCCTTTTTGGGCAATTCTCGATGTTTCCGTTGCAGCTTCACGACGCAGCTGTGAATCTagatcaaaaaaaacaaaaaaaagggaaacgcCCGAATCTCCACACCGGAAGTCAGCTCGGGGAAAGTTGAGCACGGAATTTCGACTTGAGGCCACCGTCATGATCGCAGAGAAGCCAAGGGGGGGCTCATCATGTCTTCTTCAGGCCCACCCGATTGCGTTGGTTGCTAGGCCTCGGCGATCGTGACTTACAGTCGTCGTGGACTGCTGGTGCACGTCGACGGTTCCTGGTTGATGGGATCTCCCAGGATTCAAGGCCGTGAGATCTACGGATCATGATCGACGGATCTCGGCACGTGATAGGACAACCGGCTCGATGGGAATGGCAACTGGAATCAAAAGGAGAAACGCGGGGGCGAGCAACCCAGACAAAAAGTCTCTGCATGACGTCATTCATGTCCTCGTACCGCGGAAGTGCCGACGATGATTGGGATCGGGATTATACTACTTGCATTCGCGAGCCCACCAGTCCACGGCACCCGCGCGTGATGAAAGCTATGGTCACACAGCAGCTCGCAGGCAGGGGCAATTTGCCAATGACTCATTTGATCTCCAATTTATTTTTTCCCTCAACTACACTGCATCTGGTAGGGATAGTCGGAACATTACTGACGTAGCCGTGTGTACACACGCTGTTGGAAAACAGAGTCAATGTCGGATTCCCGTCTATAGCCGGCCCCGGGAGAAAACCAGGGTATCTGTGCAACGGGCCTTGGGTGCTGGCGGTGAATGTAAGATGTGCAGGGAAGGTGGGTAGGATATAATGGAAATTCCCTTTTCGATATTAGTCCAGGGGGAACTCGACGTACATTGCCTGTTCGAGCGACTCAGGTACTGTCTTTTAGCCAGGAAAATATTTACAAACTATCGATGATCTCTCAAGCAACCGTCTCCGTGGCGCAATCGGCTAGCGCGTCTGACTGTTAATCAGGAGGTTGGAAGTTCGAGCCTTCCCGGGGACGCATAGCTTTACTTTTTGATTCCAATCCACACATCAATCAAAATGTAtacgaagaggatggagtACTCGAAAAGTGAAAGTGAcccactttcttttttttgccattTGGGGCTTGCCGCTCTCCTGGTTGGGCGGAAACAACAGTAGTCCAGGCCGACAAAGCAATAGTTTGGGCTCTCAATCGGAAGACACCTGCGTGAACCCAATAACTGGAGGGTATGTAGGGCTATGACGAACTCGCTTCAGATATGAGTAAATTGACTGATTGTAGAAAGAATCCAATGAGTCGGATCCATTGATGGTGTATTTTGCCGTGATCGGGTATACTATATGTGGCTCGCAATATACACATTGAACTACGTATGCTCCAACATGAGGTTCACCAACTACCCCCAGGACGCAACCCGGTAGATAAATGTACATGTATCCATCCATGCATCTTGGACTTGACGGGGTCAACTTAAGTTTCTCGGGCAGCAAATGTCCCTTCCCACCTGCGTCTACGAGACTTATCCCATCACGACCCAGCGGATATGGAGGTATCTTCATCCACTCTGATCGATTGTTACTTGACTAGATCAACCCGGATACCGTATATATACGCAAATGGGATATAGAGATGCACCTTGTCCAAACCTATTGCTGGAGTCGGTCCCGTCAGTCGGGCTTTCAATCCACCACTGAGTAGGTACATAAACACCTTTGACACGCTCCCAGGCACATCGGCAGAGAAGATCACAGTGCCAGGCTTCCCGTCGTCGATAAGGTTCCTAGGCTATCAGATTGAGAATCCACAAGAACCTCATGACCTAATCCATGCTGTAGGCTCGCCCTTCATCTGATTACTGAACAATCTAGGACAGAAGCCGGATGGAAACCTATGATGGCCCAGAAAACCAGCCCAAGAGAAGTCACCAGACAGGCATTATGAACCTTTTATGCTCGCCCGTACATTGGCAGTTTCTAGATCACCGAGATCACGGGCATTGTCCAATATCTTTTCCATGAGATCTAGGTATCCAGATGGATATTTTGATGATTGGTAGGTAGGGAGATAGGTACCCAAGAACCTAACCTATACTGACATGTGATCCCACCAGACCGACGAGACAAGATATTAGCATATACTCTtctctgaaaaaaaaaggaaaccccccccccccccccaaatcagCTTTGACTCGTCAATCCGCATCGATAATTTTCAAAATGACCGATTCCAAAGAATCATCTTCATAATACCGCCATCCAGATTGGTGCCACGCTGTACCCGAAATACACCAAGATGGCATCTTTCCCATCGGAAAAGACACATGAAGCTAGTACCGCCTACCTAATACAGCAAGCTGAGGAAGTTGATTATCACGCTGGTTTGCAGGGCAAATCAGTCCACCGGCAAGTAGGTTCCATGAATCCGAGTGGGAATAAGCTCGGTACAGCTCTCAATGCTTGAAGCTTTGCTTAGCGAAAAGTGCAGGTATTAGAATGTCTTGTAGGTACCTAGTGTCCCACATTTGACTACTTATTCCCATTCAAGGGACAAGCCTGCTCTCATCTCTTCTGAAGGTTTCGATGAGATACCAGGCTTGATCTTCAATTCTACATGCTGAGAATGGCTTCGACTAACTCTACAATATAGCACCTACTTACCTATTAGTAGCTTGGGTACGTCGCTATAGACTTTTTCTGCCCGATAAGGCGGCTCCTCCTCTAGGCGTATGCCGGATGGGACGAGACTTGGAATCTGAGCCAGCTTCCGTGCGGTCTTGATCCAGTGCGCGTCAGTACTCAAGGCGCAGACCAGGCTTAGCATCGGTGGCGATATCGATTGACTTTGTCCGTTTGTTTCGAATTGGCTTGAGAACAAGtccgccctcccccccttcccgCCGTAGATGGAAGGGTAAACAAAATTTGATAATTTTGCAAAGCTAGCCTGGCCAGACAGTCCAGCCCGCCAGGATCTTTCATCGTGGTGACAATGCTCAAATCGAATTTCAATTAGTGTATTTGCGTCTATCTGAATacccctcctttctttcccccccaaacTAGATCAATCTCAAAACCCATACCGGGTACTTTCCAGTTTGCCTCAATTGCCACCTAAACACCCGTCACCAGAGGCGTCGTGACGGGCGCAGCGCTGGACGGGCAGACACAGACCGAGACGCTGGTCACGGGGGGCACCGTGCAATGCGGTTCAGTGGCCCACGCAATTGAAGTAGTGGTCGTAGGAGGGTCATtgacttttttcttctccgccttgaCAAGGACAGGGATGACGGCGCCGGTGCTCAAACGGAATGAGCGATGGCCAACAACTCGCAAGATGGAGCTGATCTCACCCGAGTGGCTTGTCACACTCACGAAGAAATGCTTCTTGCTgctcgaggagaagaagacttcCCCCAGAGCCTGGGCACTACGAGCATCTTGAGCCGCGCTGGTCTCCGAGGTGACTCCATTCCacagctcatcctcgtcggtgaAGTGCTTCTCGATATGCCATTTGGGGAAGAGCTTGTGAATATAACTCTTGCTGCGGCGGTGGTCACAAGTGTGGATGCTAATACCCTCGCGGAAAAGCTCCTTCACGACGGGCTTAAATTGTGCCGAGTCACGGGGGAAGTCCAACCCGGCAAAGGTATAGTTGGCAGTTTGGAGCGCGCGAGTGAGAGGCGAGACATAATAATCATCCGGAGTATGAATCTTTTGCTCTTCAATGAGCTTTTGCCAAAAGTCGTGGGCGGTGAGTGCCTGATCGATGCCATTCGGAGTTAGGACCGCATCGCGCCAGGTCGCAGTGCTGTTTCCATTAAGCTCCGCCCAGTAGCACTGCAAttcggaaaagaaaaagtggATGGGTGAGTAAAATGCACAATTGTCTTCTCAATCTGCTCGGTTGCAGGACCCAAAAAATTGTTATCAGCTTACATTCCAGGCAGGAGTGCCATAGTAGGACTCGGCTGCGTTGTGGTAACCCTCGCCATGACGACCCAAGAAGAGGACCTTGTACTCGACATCATTGTCCGAGTCCCGATTCAGCTTCTCGACTTGATGATAAAAGCGTTCCCACTGCGTAAGAGTCTTGTCGTTATAGtggttcttcttttcatgatCAGCCGGATAGGTACGGTCGATAAGCCCAAAATTTACGGCAGTCTAAATGCCCCAAACGAGCGTGATGCATTAGTCTCTCATCCTCCGCAAGATGCGAGGGTCCTCTTCGAAAGGTAAGGGTTGTGTACAAAGTCAAAAGTAGATGGATCCGTAGCTGCCTCGTCTTGCAGAAAGTATCCCGGCACAGTGGAGTACTCAATGATGGTGGATTTGGCTTGCGCCGAGGAGACCGCAGTCAACAGAGCCAAGCTCAAATTGGAAACCTTCATGATGCAGATGATTTGGGCCTCAGGAGACAAAAATCGACTGCTTTCCAGATGAGACCTGGGATCAGCAGGATCTTAGCTTCTTATATTGCGCTGCAATCCAGTTCGCGCTGGAATCGGGAAACGAGCTGCATCATGCCAGACACGACTAAGTCTCTCCGCGGGCGGAGGTGTGGAGAGTGGAGACTTTTAGCGGCGAGAGAGGAGCGCATGGAAGCGAAGCGGAAGGGAGGCGGAGAAGCCAGGGCCAACGGGATCGGGCACGTGGCACGACATCAACCTTCGGGATAATTTTCAGTTGGTCACTCATCATCCAGGAAGTAAATAATTTTCCGGATCGTGGCCGAAGCTAGTGATTTAGTTGATAGTCAAGCAGGAACGTCCCATTCGCCTTCGGCTGATGGAGAGTCGCTACCGAAGCCGAGCAGTCGTCCAGATCCGACCAAGTCAAGCCTCAAAAGCGTTTCCTGCAGAGTCCTGGATCACCGATGGCTCGGTACGAACcacatttttttttacacTGTGTACAGGCCGCTTGAGCGCTTGGGACGGAGCAAGCGCAATGATGAGACGGCGAATCATCGCGAGACCATGCCGATTCAGTGAACCCTAAGACCAGCGTTGAAGAAATCCGgttgaaagaaaagggaggaaagaatTAGTTGTGTGACAGTAGGTACATATCAAGGTGAGATGTTCAAGTGCTGTGAAATATGCAAGGTGTCGATCCCGGGGAGTTAAAGAGCCCTGCTGGGAGACAATATTGGACGGGAAAAGCAACCACATacaaaagaagaaagtgCTTGAATAGatgacaagaaaaaggggaacAAGACCCGGGAGCAAAGACGGCTCGAAAGGCAGAAAACGTTATGTCAAACACCAAAATAGCATATATAACCATACCCATAAAGAAGATGCATATGACGCTCCAACACGATATAAACACCAGTGAAACAACCCTGGAATGACCCATAGACAGATGAGTGGAAAACAAGCAATGTAGAGAGAGACCATCAAAAGCGACCGCGGGTTTCCTGCGCGAGTGGGGATGTGAGAGCACAGGCTAACTCTCGACCACACGAACCGAAGAGATACCCACAGTGCGAATCGCAAGCAACGAGGGGAGCATCGACGCCAGTAATGAAAGAGACCATGACTGGTCGAGACCCTGTTAAGACGAAAACTGACCCGAGGAAGGATTGCTTGTCATGGCAAAGGGTCGCATGGGCATCTTATAGCCAGCATGTTGGGGTGCCATGCGAGTATCATGCTGCTGGTATTCAGGCATCATGAAGCTATGGTGCTTTCCTGTGCTGGAATCGACCGAGCCCGCAAGGTCCGTGTCATCGATAGAGTAGATCAGAGACGGTGACGCAGAGGCAGTATCCATCCTGAAGCTGTGTCCAGGATGATCGGCTGCCGCATCGAAGCCGGCGGGCGAGGCTGAGTTCGAAGCAGGCACCGACAGACCACTTGTGAACTCTGGTGAAGAGATAGATCCGGTATCTACCCAGCTTCGAGCGGTCAAGGGCATGGTGTCGCAATTCATATACTCGGGAAACGCAGAGACGTGGGCTGGTGCGGACATTGGTGGAGCGATATTCTGATAGGCAAATGGAGAATAGATATCGAGGGGGGTCGCCGGCGGAGACGCGAGGTTGATTTGCATGGGCTGAGAAGTGGGGAAGAAGTTTGTCCGCGAGTGAGCCGACACACAGTAACTGCTATCCGTTGGTGACGCGGGCAAGAAGTGCTGGAAGTCTTGAGGGGTCAAGGGAGTGGGTGGAGCCAAGCTTGCCGCAGACACAGACGGACGCAGCATATCAGCTTTGCTGGCCTTCATTGATCCCGACTCGGCAAAGGTGAAGTTGAGAGGAGAGCGCTGAGCCGCAGAGGACTTTCGCACCCCGGCGTATCGAGTATTCAGGCATTGCGCCGACTTGGTGTGTCTCATCGAGTGGCCAGCACCGAGAGAGCCCGCGGCGCGGCCCGTGGGGGACAGGGATGACATGGACGTTGAAGGGTTCAAAGTGCGAGAGGGGGCGGTGCCAATGGCTGCCGGGCGGGGGCGTTTGCGTCGTGCAGCAAGGTCAAGCTCCTTGCCAGATTCCCCCCAAGATGCGCCAGCGGCATTCGTTGAAGACTGCGGCATCCCAGAATCACCCGTGTGAATCCCAATCCCTCCCAGGATGGTGAGGGCGTCTACCGACTCACGTCTCGTGATCGAGATTTCTGGGGTTTGAATTGTGCCTGGATACTGCATATCGGTAAAACCGAGGCTAGCATGCTCCGGGAGCTGCCCGTGAGAAGGCTCTGGCCAGTCCTCCCCCGGTGAGGCATACTGCATTCCCGTGAAGCCATCCATGTCCACTGGCATGGACCGCGGTGCCTCGGAGAGTCTGTGAGTAGCCCTGGTCTCGGCTTGACCTTGCGTGGAATGCCAAGATGCGCACTCTTTCTGGTCTACCGACCCTGAGTAGCCAGTAGCGTAGGGTGTCTGGGATCGGCTCTCCTGGGACTTGGGAATCTGCATAGGTGGGCCCATGGCGGCAGGCGACTCGGACTGTTCTTTTCGGGTCGACTCTGCCTTGCTCTCCTTCCGCCCAGTGAAACGGTCCCGCGCAGCGCAGGCGGCATTCAACGCTCGCTGCAGCGAGGCTAATGTTGCCTCCCTCGCGGTCTCGCTCTTGGTTTTCTGGTGCTTTCTCGTCTTgccatcctccttcttgGGCTCTGATGTTGACGCATTTATCGTGGTGTCGGAGTCTTCTGCTTGGGGGGTCGATGACCCCTCGGACCCTTCCTGATCAGCAGGCTGTCGGGACTCTGTCGATCGATCAACCGCGTCAGATTTCTGTCGGACTGCCTCTTCCGCTTCCGCTTTCGCCTTTTGCATTTTCTCGTATTCCTCCTGGCGTTTTTGTTGCTTGGCCTTGGCGCGCCGATTCTGAAACCAGttctagaaaaaaaagaaagttgtTCAGTCAAACAGGTTCTCATAGAAACTCACGCGCAGAGAAGACCGATCTGGGCATGACATACTGCAACTCGTGGCAGACTCAGGTTGGTCTGCGCCGCCAATTGTCGCTTGACATTGCTACTCGGCTTGGGGTGGGCCTGAAACTGCGCCTCCAACGTCTCGACTTGCTCCTTGGTTAAACGAGGGCGAGAGAGGTTCTCTGCGTATTCATCGTAGTCCATCATAGGCTGGTGGTAGTAGTCGAGCATCTCCATTGGAGGGTGAGGGTAGAGGTAGCCATCCATTGGATGGTGGTGCATCATGGGCGGTGGAATCATGTTCGGGTCATAGGCCATTGGGTGATCCATGGGCACACCAGGGTGAGCCTGGTAATTCCATGAGGGATGGACGTAGCTcatggcgaagaagaaggaatgtttcaagtgagagagagagagagggaaggtgagagaaagagaaaacgAAGGACGTGCGAAGCGACGAAAAGGTACGATGCGTATagagttggagaagaattGACAGATGCGTCAGGGAACGAGAGTGACTGCACGAGGATAGACAAGCAAATAGCGAGGAAGAACGGCAGACTATCTCATGAATGGCGCGAAAGGTGTGATGCGCGGCGAGCAAACAAGGAATGTGGTTGGTGGTTGgtccgaaaaaaaaagaaacggtGAGGTCGAGTTGAGGGCATACAACACTAGATTAAGGAGAGACGGGAGCCCCAAAGAAGAGTCAGGGCACTTGAAACAGTCGAATGCGAAGTTAGTAAAGAATGTGGAGGGATGatcccaagaaaaaagaaaaaaggagtGTGGAGCGATTGACAAtgaggggagagagagagagaaagaaagaagagagacttagatgaaggaggagagagatgcGCGCTCAACGAGGGCAGCGATGGAGATGCGATCGGACAGCATCCAACAGCCGTCGACCGTCGTAAGAGGGTCCGGCGGTGCCTGTCGGCTCGGTGTGGTTTGTGCATCGTATGGGTAGGGGCGGTACTGAAAGTCCCGAATCTCGTACTGCAAAAGGCTACCACACCGTAACCCGCCAGGCTACAGCAAGGACTTTGAGATCTACCAATACGGGGACCATGGCTCATTGCCTATTGCCTATTGTCTATTGCCATTGCTCCTTTTCTCATTGCCCATTACCCTGCACCGCCGACCAAACCACTCCCACCGCGAGTCACTGATACATATTATTACCGTCCGTACTGTACGTGGCCCGTCTACGCCCCACCGTCCGAATACAGGCCAGCTCCAAGTTCCTTTTGTAATTCCGACAAGCCACAGGCCAAGGGCCAGCCTTAGACTGGGGAAGCTGCAATACCGATCTGGTACTCGGATCAGGTACCCATCCCTGTATTTTCATTTGACGCCGGGTGGTCCGGGGGATTCGGGAGAGCTCAGGCTAGCGTACCGAACCATCGCATCAAAAGGTAACCCCAAGCGATGGAGGTCTCTACCAGTGGTACCTGCACAGGGCACCGCACTGCACACTTCCACAGTGGCCCAGCCTGTTCTGGGCGAGTATCTCACAACTACTGTAccagttctttttcttttcttttcttttcttttggctcTTCATTACTTCCTGACACT
This genomic interval carries:
- a CDS encoding Glucose-repressible protein, with protein sequence METIKNAANYVSETVQGAGAQASKEANKETAKDSNASIGTRANAAVDALGDKKDEHTHNAKADVHKEAAKH
- a CDS encoding putative phosphoglycerate mutase, which codes for MKVSNLSLALLTAVSSAQAKSTIIEYSTVPGYFLQDEAATDPSTFDFTAVNFGLIDRTYPADHEKKNHYNDKTLTQWERFYHQVEKLNRDSDNDVEYKVLFLGRHGEGYHNAAESYYGTPAWNCYWAELNGNSTATWRDAVLTPNGIDQALTAHDFWQKLIEEQKIHTPDDYYVSPLTRALQTANYTFAGLDFPRDSAQFKPVVKELFREGISIHTCDHRRSKSYIHKLFPKWHIEKHFTDEDELWNGVTSETSAAQDARSAQALGEVFFSSSSKKHFFVSVTSHSGEISSILRVVGHRSFRLSTGAVIPVLVKAEKKKVNDPPTTTTSIAWATEPHCTVPPVTSVSVCVCPSSAAPVTTPLVTGV